One segment of Chionomys nivalis chromosome 1, mChiNiv1.1, whole genome shotgun sequence DNA contains the following:
- the Cript gene encoding cysteine-rich PDZ-binding protein: MVCEKCEKKLGRVITPDTWKDGARNTTESGGRKLNENKALTSKKARFDPYGKNKFSTCRICKSSVHQPGSHYCQGCAYKKGICAMCGKKVLDTKNYKQTSV, translated from the exons ATGGTGTGCGAAAAAT GTGAAAAGAAACTCGGCAGAGTTATCACTCCAGATACATGGAAAGATGGTGCACGGAACACCACAG aaaGTGGAGGAAGGAAGCTGAATGAAAACAAAGCTTTGACTTCAAAAAAAGCAAG gTTTGATCCGTATGGAAAGAATAAGTTCTCCACTTGCAGAATCTGTAAAAGTTCTGTACACCAGCCAGGTTCTCATTACTGCCAAGGCTGTGCCTACAAAAAAG gcaTCTGTGCAATGTGTGGCAAAAAGGTCTTGGATACCAAAAACTACAAACAGACTTCCGTCTAG